The following nucleotide sequence is from Nautilia sp. PV-1.
AGAACTGTTTGATAAACTTTTCTTTGATCCTGAAAGATACGACTTAACAAAAGTCGGTCGTATGAAAATGAATCATAAATTGGGCCTAAACGTTCCTGATGACGTAACTGTTTTAACTTATCAAGATATTATTAAAACTATTCAATATCTAATTGGAGTTAAAAACGGGGTTGGTCAGATTGATGACAGAGATCATCTTGGTAACAGAAGAATTAGAAGTATCGGTGAGCTTCTGGCGAACAGACTGCAAGACGGTCTTGCAAAAATGCAAAAAACTATCAGAGACAAAATGACAACTGTTACAAATATAAATGATCTGCTACCAATGGATCTTGTTAATACTAAACTTGTAACAACAACGATACTTGATTTCTTTGCAACAGGTCAGCTTTCACAGTTCATGGATCAGACTAACCCGCTTAGTGAAGTTGCACATAAAAGAAGACTTTCTGCACTTGGTGAAGGTGGGGTTACAAGAGAGAGAGCCGGATTTGAAATCAGGGACGTTCATCCGAGCCACTACGGAAGAATATGTCCGATTGAAACACCCGAGGGTCAAAATATCGGTCTTGTTAATACACTTTCAACATATGCAAAAGTTAACGAGTTCGGATTTATTGAAGCTCCGTACAGAGTAGTAAAAGACGGTCGTGTAACAGATGAAGTGGTATATCTGACAGCAACTCAGGAAGAAGAAAAAACAATCGCACCTGCATCTGTTAAAATCGACGAAGAAACAGGTGAAATTCTTGATGATTTAATTGAAGCGAGAAAAGACGGTGAAATTATCCTTGTCGATAAAAAAGAAGTTGATCTTTACGACCTTAACCCTAAAATGATTGTAGGGGTTGGAGCATCACTTATTCCATTCCTTGAGCATGACGATGCCAACAGGGCATTGATGGGGTCAAACATGCAGCGTCAGGGTGTGCCTCTACTTAGAAGCGAAGCTCCGATGGTTGGAACTGGAATGGAAAAATACGTTGCGCGTGACGCGTGGCAAATTGTTAAGGCTAAAAGAGGCGGAAAAGTAATTAAAGTTGACGCTAAAAATATTTACATTTTAGGCGAAGACGAAAACGGTGCTTATATTGACCATTACGGACTTGAAAAATATCTAAGAACTAATCAAAACACATGTTTTGACCAAAGACCTATCGTAAAAGAAGGCGATGTAGTTAAAGCAGGCGACGTAATTGCCGACGGTCCGAATATGGATAACGGTGAACTTGGTGTCGGTAAAAACGTTATGGTTGCATTTATGCCTTGGAACGGATATAACTTCGAGGATGCTATTGTTCTAAGCGAAAGAATTATTAAAGACGATGTTTATACATCGGTTCATATTTATGAAGAAGTTTGTGAAGTAAGAGAGCTTAAACACGGACTTGAAGAAATTACAGCTGATATTCCGGGTGTTAAACCTGAATATTTAACTCATCTTGATGAGAGCGGTATTATTAAAATCGGTACATACGTAAAACCAGGAATGATTCTGGTAGGTAAAATTTCACCAAAAGGTGATGTGAAACCGACACCTGAGGAAAGACTACTTAAATCAATCTTCGGTGACAAATCAGGACATGTTGTAAACAGCTCGCTTTATGCACCTGCAAGTATGGAAGGTGTTGTAATAGACGTTAAGGTTTACACTAAAAAAGGTTATGAGCTTGACGAAAGAGCAAAAGCTGCATATGATGAAGAAAAAGCTAAAATTGAAGAAATTTATAAAAATCAGTTAAGCATCATTGATAAAGAAGAAGTTTTGGCTCTTGCAAATCTTTTAGCAAACAAACCTCTTGCAAAAGATGTAGAACTAAACGGTAAAACTTATAAAGCGGGAGAAAAACTTCCAAAAGATGAGCTTGTAAATATAAACAAATTTCTTCTTTTAAGTTTAGTAGAGTATTTTGACGATGCGACTGTTCAGGAGTTTGAAAATATTAAAGCTAAATATCTGAATGAGAAAGACAATATCAGAAAAGAATACGATGAAAAACTTGAAGTTCTTGAAAGAGATGACATTCTGCCAAACGGCGTAGCTAAAATGGTTAAAGTTTATATTGCCAATAAAAGAAAAATCAAAGTCGGTGATAAAATGGCGGGTCGTCACGGTAACAAAGGTATTGTAAGTATTATCGTACCGCAGGAAGATATGCCTTATATGGAAGACGGAAGAACTGTAGATGTTGTACTAAACCCTCTGGGGGTTCCTTCAAGGATGAACATCGGACAAATTCTTGAAGTACATCTTGGACTTGTAGGTAAAAACCTTGGTAATCAGCTTCAAAAAATATTAGAAGAAAAACAGGCTGATTATGTAAATAAATTAAGAGAAAAAATGAAAGAAATCGTTGAAGTTGCACATTTTGGTGAACATTATAAAGATTTCTTAGATTCACTTACAAATGAAGAACTTCTTAAATACGCTCAGGACTGGGCTAAAGGTGTGAAATTTGCAACACCTGTATTTGAGGGTGTAAATGAAGATGAGTTTAAAAAGCTGTTTGAACTAGCAAGAATTCCGGAAGACGGAAAAACTCAGCTTTATGACGGAAGAACGGGTGAGCCTATTAAAGAAAGAGTAAATGTAGGATATATGTATATGTTAAAACTTCATCACCTTGTTGATGACAAAGTTCACGCGAGAAGTATAGGACCATACAGCTTAATTACTCAGCAGCCTGTAGGTGGTAAAGCACTATTCGGTGGTCAAAGATTCGGGGAAATGGAAGTTTGGGCACTTGAAGCATACGGTGCGGCATACAACCTTAAAGAAATGCTTACAACCAAATCTGACGATGTTGAAGGTAGAAACAAAGCTTACAGAGCTCTTACAAGAGGAGAGAACGTTCCGATTGAAGGACTTAGTGAAACATTCTTTGTATTATCTAAAGAGCTTAGAGCGCTTGGACTTGATTTAGAGTTTTATAAAAAGGAAGAAGACAATGAAGAAATTTAAGTACGTAAAACTTGACTGGGATGAAGAGAACAGACCAAAAGACATAGATGCTGTTCAAGTTAAAATAGCATCTCCGGAAGAGATCCTTTCTTGGTCTTTTGGTGAAGTTAAAAAGCCTGAAACTATTAACTATAGAACTCTAAAACCAGAA
It contains:
- the rpoB gene encoding DNA-directed RNA polymerase subunit beta; amino-acid sequence: MLNQLKSANRLRLDFSKIPQILDIPNLLHLQQNSFQDFINLKEPEKSGIHKVFKSMFPITDAQNRITLEYAGIEFKKPKYTVRECMEKGLTYSIPIRIKIRLIVHERDEKTGEKIGIKDIKEQTLYIRDIPLMTERTSFIINGVERVIVNQLHRSPGVIFKQEEAQNSNKLLYSAQIIPDRGSWVYFEYDVKDVLYVRVNKRRKVPVTILLRAMDYSKEDILRMFYPIIDIRIRDNKFLMPTKALQAGKLDYDLKDPDGNIILTAGKRLSDRKLKKIQEELEFVEYPIEILIDRHLAEPIYDPVTGEVLFDTLTVLNEVKLKKILESQIEDFKIVNDLAEGVDDSILRAFHQDIETLKILRQVEGIENENDLARIRIYKVMRPGEPATPQTAKELFDKLFFDPERYDLTKVGRMKMNHKLGLNVPDDVTVLTYQDIIKTIQYLIGVKNGVGQIDDRDHLGNRRIRSIGELLANRLQDGLAKMQKTIRDKMTTVTNINDLLPMDLVNTKLVTTTILDFFATGQLSQFMDQTNPLSEVAHKRRLSALGEGGVTRERAGFEIRDVHPSHYGRICPIETPEGQNIGLVNTLSTYAKVNEFGFIEAPYRVVKDGRVTDEVVYLTATQEEEKTIAPASVKIDEETGEILDDLIEARKDGEIILVDKKEVDLYDLNPKMIVGVGASLIPFLEHDDANRALMGSNMQRQGVPLLRSEAPMVGTGMEKYVARDAWQIVKAKRGGKVIKVDAKNIYILGEDENGAYIDHYGLEKYLRTNQNTCFDQRPIVKEGDVVKAGDVIADGPNMDNGELGVGKNVMVAFMPWNGYNFEDAIVLSERIIKDDVYTSVHIYEEVCEVRELKHGLEEITADIPGVKPEYLTHLDESGIIKIGTYVKPGMILVGKISPKGDVKPTPEERLLKSIFGDKSGHVVNSSLYAPASMEGVVIDVKVYTKKGYELDERAKAAYDEEKAKIEEIYKNQLSIIDKEEVLALANLLANKPLAKDVELNGKTYKAGEKLPKDELVNINKFLLLSLVEYFDDATVQEFENIKAKYLNEKDNIRKEYDEKLEVLERDDILPNGVAKMVKVYIANKRKIKVGDKMAGRHGNKGIVSIIVPQEDMPYMEDGRTVDVVLNPLGVPSRMNIGQILEVHLGLVGKNLGNQLQKILEEKQADYVNKLREKMKEIVEVAHFGEHYKDFLDSLTNEELLKYAQDWAKGVKFATPVFEGVNEDEFKKLFELARIPEDGKTQLYDGRTGEPIKERVNVGYMYMLKLHHLVDDKVHARSIGPYSLITQQPVGGKALFGGQRFGEMEVWALEAYGAAYNLKEMLTTKSDDVEGRNKAYRALTRGENVPIEGLSETFFVLSKELRALGLDLEFYKKEEDNEEI